The sequence CTCATCCTCAAGGCGCTGGCGGCCGAGGGCTACGAGACCCCGACGCCGATCCAGGCGCAGTCCATCCCCCATCTGATGCAGGGCCGTGACCTGCTGGGCGTCGCCCAGACCGGCACCGGCAAGACCGCCGCCTTCGCCCTGCCGATCCTGCACCGGCTGATGGCCGACCGGCGCACCGCGCCGCGCCGCGGCTGCCGCGCCCTGGTGCTGAGCCCGACCCGCGAGCTGGCCAGCCAGATCGCCGAGAGCTTCCGCGTCTACGGCCGCCACCTGCCGCTGACCCGAACCACCGTGTTCGGCGGCGTCGGCATGGGCCCGCAGATCCGCACCATGGCGCAGGGCGTCGACGTGCTGGTCGCCACCCCCGGCCGGCTGATCGACCTGATGTCCCAGGGCGCCATCCGCCTCAACGAGCTCGATGTCTTCGTCCTGGACGAGGCCGACCAGATGCTCGACATGGGCTTCATCCACGCCATCCGGAAGGTCGTCGCGGCGCTGCCGGCGAAGCGGCAGAGCCTGTTCTTCTCGGCCACCATGCCGACCGACATCTCCGACCTGGCCGGCCGGCTGCTGACCGACCCGGTGCGGGTCGAGGTCACCCCGGTCGCGACCACGGCCGAGCGCATCGACCAGCGGGTCATGTTCGTCGAGAAGGACGACAAGCGCTCGCTGCTGACCGAGATCCTGCGCGAGGACGAGAGCATCCGCCGCGTCCTGGTGTTCACCCGCACCAAGCACGGCGCCGACCGGGTGGCCAAGCAGCTGACCCAGGCCGGCATCGTCGCCGACGCGATCCACGGCAACAAGTCGCAGAGCCAGCGCGAGCGGGCCCTGCTGGGCTTCCGCAACGGCAAGGTCCGGGTGCTGGTCGCCACCGACATCGCCGCCCGCGGCATCGATGTCGACGGCGTCACCCATGTGATCAATTTCGAGCTGCCGAACGTGCCGGAGAGCTACGTTCACCGCATCGGCCGCACCGCGCGGGCCGGCGCCGACGGCATGGCAATCTCGTTCTGCGACGTCGAGGAGCGCGCCTATCTGCGCGACATCGAGAAGCTGATCCGCCAGCCGGTGCCGGTGGTGGAGGAGCACGCCTACCGCTCCACCATCCCCTTCACCCAGCGCGGCGCCGGACCCGGCCCGCGCGGCCAGGGCCGCCCGCAGCAGCGTGGCGGCCGTCCGCAGGGCCACGGTCAGCGGTCGCACGGCCATGGCGGCCATCATGGCCAGGGGCAGCGGCCTCAGGGCCAGCACGGCCAGCGTCCGCACGGCCACGGGCATCAGGGCCAGCGCCCGGCGCATCAGGGCGGCGACCGCCGTCCGGCGCCGGCGAATGACGGCGGCTCGGCGCCGATGCGCCGCCGGCCCGTCGGGCGGTGACCGAAAGCGCGCCGGGGCTTCGGGCCCGGCGCCGTCCCGGATAGACTGCGAGCCATGACCTCGAACGCCGACACACACCGCCTTTCCGTGGCGCCGATGATGGACTGGACGGACCGGCACTGCCGGTTCTTCCTGCGCCAGATTTCGCGCCGAGCCCGGCTGTACACCGAGATGGTGACGACCGGGGCGGTGCTGCACGGCGACCGCGAGCGGATCCTCGGCTTCTCCGAGGCCGAGCAGCCGGTGGCGCTGCAGCTCGGCGGCAGCGACCCGGAGGCGATGGCGCGCGCCGCCGCGATCGGCGCCGACTGGGGCTATGCCGAGATCAACATCAATGTCGGCTGCCCGAGCGACCGGGTGCAGTCCGGCCGCTTCGGCGCCTGCCTGATGGCGGAACCTGCGACCGTCGCCGCCTGCGTCTCGGCCATGCGCGCCGCCTGCGACGTGCCGGTCACGGTCAAGTCGCGCATCGGCATCGACGACCGCGACAGCTACGAGGAACTGATCGACTTCATCGGCTCGATCGCCGAGGCCGGCTGCGACACCTTCATCGTCCATGCCCGCAAGGCCTGGCTGAGCGGGCTGAGCCCGAAGGAGAATCGCGAGATCCCGCCGCTGCGCTACGAGGTGGTGCACCGGCTGAAGCGCGACTTCCCGCAGCTCACCATCGCGATCAACGGCGGCATCACCTCGCTCGACGCCGCCGAGGCGCAGCTGGCCCATGTCGACGGCGTGATGATCGGCCGCGAGGCCTATCAGAACCCCTGGATGCTGGCCGAGGCCGACCGCCGGATCTTCGGCGAGGACGGGCCGGCCCGCACCCGCCGCGACGCGGTCGACGGCTTCCTGCCCTATGTCGAGGCGATGCGCTCCCGCGGCGTGCCGCTGGGCGCCATGACCCGCCATATCCTCGGCCTGTACCAGGCGGTGCCGGGCGCGCGCGCCTTCCGCCGGCACCTGGCCGAGAACGCCCATCGCCCGGGGGCGGGGCCGGAGGTGCTGCGCGCCGCCGTCGACCTGGTCGAGACCGCGATCGAGCAGCGCCGGGCGGCCTGACGGAAAGACGATCGGGCCGCCGCATTGCGGCCTTGACAGCCGGGACGCCGCCCCGTACTTAAGCGGCCCCGACGACGCGGGGGCGCGTAGCTCAGCGGGAGAGCACTCCCTTCACACGGGAGGGGTCACAGGTTCAATCCCTGTCGCGCCCACCATCCTCCGGTCGTCCGGCGGCAATCCGATACAGCGCGATGGCGAAAGCACTACGTTGACATCGTAGTGCTCTTGAGGCGTCGCTATCCGCCTGCCCCTGGATATCGCCGCAATCGCGCCCCAGTTTCACCCCAGTCTGGCGACCCGTCGCCGCTGCGAGGTTCTCGACGCGCATGCACCGCCTCATTCCGATCGCCGCCTCCGCTGCCCTCCTGGTTGCGGGCCCCGCCGCGGCCGCCGATGCCAGCGCGCGAATGACCTACGACGTCTATGTCGGCGGCCTGCGCATGCTGGAGGTGAGCTCCGGCGTGTCGCTGGCGGGCGACCGCTACGACGTCGCCCTGTCGGCCCATGTCGTCGGGATCGCCGCCACCTTCAGCGACTGGCGCTCGAACGTGCGGTCGACCGGCGGGCTGGACGGCGCCCGGGGCCGGCCGGTCCGCAACGTGGTGGAGCGGATCAACGGCGACGACGCCCGGACCACGACCATCAGCTTCCTCGGCGGCGGCCGGGTGGATGTGGAGATCGTGCCGAGCAAGAAGCCGAAGCGCGAGCAGACCATCCCGCCGGAGCGGCTGGTCCATGCCGTGGATCCGCTGAGCGGCGTGGTTGCGATCCTGCAGGCCCTGCATGTCGGGGCCGAGGCCTGCAAGGGGCAGGTACCGGTGTTCGACGGGCGCCGCCTGTATCGCGCCGACCTGACCGACGGCGGCACGGTGATGCTGCAGAAGGCCGAGCAGGGGATGTATGGCGGCGAGGCCCAACGCTGCACCCTGTCGCTGACCCCGATGGTCGGCGACTTCAACTTCGGCGACGAGCGGCGCGACAACAAACCGACCGAGTACTTCCAGCGCAGCTCGCGGGCGCCGGACCAGCGGGTGATCGACACCTGGCTGGCATCGCCGGGCGCCGGCCTGCCGGCGGTGCCGGTGCGGATTCAGAGCGAATCGCCCTGGGGCCGCGTCATCGTGCATCTGCGCGCGATCCAGGCCGGTGCCTCGTGATCTGAGCCGAATGGCGTAACCCGTCGAAACAATAATTGAATTTCGCTTTCGTGGCGGCCGTGGCAGACCACACGGGACATCTTCCGTGATTGTGGAGCCATTGCCCCGTGAGTGCTGTCGCCTGCCTCATCCTCGCCGCCGGCAAGGGCACGCGGATGAAATCCGACCGACCCAAGGTGATGCACGAGATCGCCGGGCGGTCGATGCTGGGCCACGTGGTCGCCGCCGCCCAGGCGCTGGCGCCCGAACGGATCGCCGTGGTGGTGGGGCCGGGGATGGAGGCGGTGGCGAAGAGCGTCGCCCCGGTTCCGACCGTGGTCCAGCCCGCGCAGCGCGGCACCGGCGACGCGGTGCGCGCGGCCCTGCCGGCGATCGAGGGCTTCGAGGGCGACGTCATCGTCCTGTTCGGCGACACGCCGCTGCTGACGACGGCGACGCTGGAGCGGCTGGTCGAGGCTCGCCGCGCCGCGGAGGATCCGGCGGTGGTCGTGCTGGGCATGCGCCCGGCCGACCCGCTGCAGTACGGCCGGCTGGTGCTGACCGACGACGGCGGCCTCGACCGCATCGTCGAATACTCCGAGGCCAGTGATTTCGAGCGCCAGATCGGCCTTTGCAACGCCGGTATCATGACCTTCGACGGCCGCCGCCTGCCGGAGCTGATCGGGGATCTCAAGGCCGAGAACGCCAAGGGCGAGTTCTTCCTGACCGATACGGTCGAGGCCGCCCGCGCCCGCGGCTGGGCCTGCAGCGTGGTCGAGGGCGATCCCGACGAGGTGCTGGGCATCAACTCGCGGGTCGAGCTGGCCGATGCCGAGGCCATCCTGCAGGACCGGCTGCGCCGCCAAGCCATGCTGAACGGCGCCACGCTGATCGACCCGAAGACCACCTGGCTGTCGGTCGACACCAGGCTCGGCCGCGATGTCGTGATCGGGCCGTCGACCTTCTTCGGCCCCGGCGTCACCGTCGAGGACGGGGTCGAGATCCTCGGCTTCAGCCATATCGAGGGGACGACGATCCGCACCGGCGCCCGCATCGGGCCCTTCGCCCGGCTGCGGCCGACCACGACGGTGGGCGAGGGCGCGCATATCGGCAATTTCGTCGAGCTGAAGGCGGCCGATCTCGCCCCCGGCGCCAAGGCCAACCACCTGACCTATCTCGGCGACGTCTCGGTCGGCGAGAAGACCAATATCGGCGCCGGCACCATCGTCTCGAACTACGACGGCTACAACAAGTTCCGCACCAGCATCGGGGCCGAGGTCTTCGTCGGCTCCGATTCGGTGCTGGTGGCGCCGGTGACGATCGGCGACCGCTCCAACATCGCCGCCGGCAGCGTCATCACCCGCGACGTGGCGCCGGACGCGCTGGCGATCGGCCGGGCGCGGCAGGAGGACAAGCCCGGCTGGGCACCTGCCTATCGCGAGAAGAAGAAGGCGGAAAAGGCGAAGCGCGATCAGGAGAAGGGTTGATGTGCGGGATTGTGGGGATCGTGGGGAGGCGGCCGGTGGCGTCGCGACTGGTCGAGGCGCTGAAGCGTCTGGAGTATCGCGGCTATGACTCGGCGGGCATCGCCACGCTGGTTGGGGGTCGGATCGAGCGCCGCCGTGCCGAGGGCAAGCTGGTCAATCTGGAGCGGCGCCTGGGCGAGGACCCGGTCGACGGCACCATCGGCATCGGCCACACCCGCTGGGCGACGCATGGCCGGCCGAGCGAGACCAACGCCCATCCGCATGCGACCGCCCGGGTGGCGATCGTGCACAACGGCATCATCGAGAATTTCCGGGAGCTGCGGCGAGAGCTCGAGGGCCTCGGCCATGTCTTCGCGACCGAGACCGATTCCGAGATCGTCGCGCATCTGGTGACGCATTACCTCGACCGGCAGATGGCGCCGCGCGAGGCCAGCGCCGCGGCGTTGCGGCGGCTGGAGGGGGCGTTCGCGCTGGCCTTCCTGTTCACCGGCGAGGAGGACCTGCTGGTGGTCGCCCGGCGCGGCTCGCCCTTGGCGATCGGCTTCGGCGACGGCGAGATGTATGTCGGCTCGGACGCGCTGGCGATCGGGGCCTGGACCGACCGGATCTGCTATCTCGACGAGGGCGACCGGGCGGTGATCGCCCGGAGCGGGGTCGAGATCTACGACGCCGGGGACCGGTCGGTGGCCCGGCCGGTGAAGCCGATCGCCCAGACCGGGGCGCTGATCGGCAAGGGCGATTTCCGGCACCACATGCTGAAGGAGATCTACGAGCAGCCGGCGGTGGTGGGCGACACGCTGCGCACCATGCTGGATCCGGCGACCCGGGCGATCGTGCCGCCGGCGCTGCCCTTCGACTTCGCCCGGGTGCCGCGGGCCACCATCGTCGCCTGCGGCACCGCCTTCTATGCCGGCATGGTGGCGAAGCACTGGTTCGAGACCGTGGCCCGGCTGCCGGTCGAGATCGACATCGCCTCGGAGTTCCGCTACCGCGAGGCGCCGCTGCCGGAGGGCGGGCTGGCGATCTTCGTGTCGCAGTCGGGCGAGACCGCGGACACGCTGGCGGCCTTGCGCTACGCCCGGTCGCAGGGCCAGCGCGTGCTCTCGGTGGTCAACGTGCCGGACAGCTCGATCGCGCGCGAGAGCGACGCGGTGATCCAGACCCTGGCGGGGCCGGAGATCGGCGTCGCCTCGACCAAGGCCTTCACCACCCAGCTGACCGTGCTGGCCTGCCTGGCGGTGGCGGCGGCGCGGGCGCGCGGCGCCATCGACGCGAAGCGGGAGGCCGAGCTGTCGACCGCCTTGACCGAGGTGCCGGGCCGGCTGGCCGAGGTCCTGAACCACGACGCCACGATCCGCGACCTGGCCCACCAGGTGGCGCTGGCGCGGGACGTGCTGTATCTCGGCCGCGGCCTGTCCTATCCGCTGGCGCTGGAAGGGGCCTTGAAGCTGAAGGAGATCAGCTACATCCACGCGGAAGGCTACGCCGCCGGCGAGATGAAGCACGGGCCGATCGCGCTGATCGACGACAAGGTGCCGGTGATCGTGCTGGCGCCGCGCGACCCGGTGTTCGACAAGACCGTGTCGAACGTGCAGGAGGTGATGGCCCGCGGCGGCAAGGTGATCTTCGTCTCCGACCCCGAGGGGATCGAGAGGCTCGGCCCCGGCCCGGTGGCGGCGATCGGCCTGCCGGGCATCGATCCCTTCGTCGCCCCGATCCTCTACGCCGTGCCGGTGCAACTCCTGGCCTATCACACCGCCGTCGCCAAAGGCACCGACGTCGACCAGCCCCGAAACCTCGCCAAAAGCGTCACCGTGGAGTAGGGGCGGGCATTGCCGCTGAGGCAGGGTGGGGTCGCGGCAGCGAACCCAACACTGTGCAGTCAGAGCCATGTTGGGGTCGCCAGCGCGAACCCAATCTACGAAGCTCCGCCCTACGCCGACAGCCACACCCGGTTCAGGTGCATCTCGCGGGCGAAGTGGTATTCGAAGCCCTGCACCTTGTCGGTGCTGGCGGTGAAGATCTTCAGCCAGAACGGGATGATGGCGATGGCGTCCTCCTGCATGATCTGCTCCAGCCGGTGCACCAGGTTCTTGCGCTTCTCGATGTCGAGGGTCGCCTGCGCCTCGTCGAGGATCTTGTCGAATTCCGGGTTGGCGTAGCCGGTCTCGTTCCAGGCCACGCCGCTGCGATAGCCCAGCGCCAGCACCTGCACCGCCAGCGGCCGGGTCAGCCACTGGGTGACCGAGAACGGCCATTTGGTCCAGCGGTCCCAGAAGGTGGCGCCAGGCAGGACGTTGACCTTGAGGTCGATGCCGGCCGGCTTGACCATCTCCGACAGCACCTGCGCGGTGTCGATCTCGTGCTTCAGCGCGTCCTGGCAGTTGATCTCGATCGACAGCCCGTCCGGATAGCCGGCGTCCGCCAGCAGTTTCTTGGCCTTGTCGATGTCCGGCGTCGGCAGCGGCAGGGGCGTGTATTCCGGATGGACCGGCGAGACGTGGAAGTCGTCGCCCGGCGTGCCGAAGCCCTGATAGGCCAACTGGGTCAGCCGCTGATGGTCGACGCAGGCCTGGATCGCCTGGCGCACCGCCTTCTTGTCGAAGGGCGGCTCGGTGATGCGGAAGCGGGCGACGCCGGTCTCCGCCGTCAGCTTCTCATAGGTCTTCAGGTTCGGCATGGCCTGGACCGCCGGCAGCAGATTGACCGGCACCTGGTGGATCAGGTCGACCTGGCCGGAGCCCAGCGCCGCCAGCCAGGCGGCGGGGTCGCTGCCGAGGTCGATGTACTCGATCCCGTCGAGAAAGACCTCCTCGCCCCAATACTCGGCCGCCGGCCGCTTCTCGAACACGGCGCGCGACCCGACCGCCTGTTCCTTCAGCCGGAACGGCCCGGTGCCGACCGGGGCCTTCATCAGGTTGGCGCCGGATTTGGCGAAGTCGCGATGGGTGATCAGCGCCGGATAGTCGCCCAGGCTTTCCGGGAACTGCAGCATCGGGCTCTGCAGATGAAAGCGCACGGTGTGGTCGTCGACCCGTTCGATGGCGTTCGGCGCCATCTTGACCGCGTCGCCCTCCTTCACCGTCAGGCCGCTGAACCGCCCCTGGTTGGAGGAGCCGGTCTTGCTGTCGAGCCAGCGGGTGAAGGTGGCGATCACATCGTCGGCGGTGAAGTCGTCGCCGTTGTTCCACTTCACGCCGCGGCGCAGGTGGAAGGTCCACTGGCTGACGTCGTCGCTGGCCTCCCATTTCTCGGCCAGCCAGGGCCGGGCGACGTCGTCGGTGCCGATCGACACCAGCGGCTCGATGATCAGCCGCGCGACATTGCCCTTCTCGGACCAGTCGTAGATGGCGGGGTCGGCGCAATCCATCACTGGCATGCCGATGCGCAGGATGCCGCCCTTGCGCGGCGCCTCCTGCGCCATGGTCTGCGGGATCGAGGCGTCGCCTGTGATCCGCCCGGCCAGGGCATAGGCGGCCGGCGCCGCCATGCCCAGCAGCGCCGCGGTGCGGATGAAGTCGCGCCGCCCGATCCGGCCGGCCTTCAGCTGCTCGGTCATCGGCGGAATCGCGGGATGCAGACGGCCCGGCGTCTCGTCGTTGCTCATGGTCAGCTCCCTGTTTGGCTCAGTCTTGTTAGGCCCCGCCGGCGGCGAGGTCGTAGAGGGCTTGCGCAATCATCAGGTCGAGATGGCCGCCGCCGGCGTTCTTGAATAGCGTGATCTCATCGGCCGAGCGGCGGCCCGGGGCGCCGGCGCAGAGCTCGGCCAGCTCGGCGGCGACGTCCGCCGCGGCGATGGCGCCGGCGGCGATCGCCTGGGTGAACTCGCCGCAATGGCCGATGGCGAAGCGGCGGGTGTCGACGAACAGGCGGGCCCGGCGCATCGCCGCGTCATCGGCCTCGCGCATCTCCGGGGTGAAGGATCCGACCAGGTCGACATGCGCGCCCGGCTTCAGCCAGGCGCCGTGCAGCACCGGATCGCGGGATGCGGTGACGCAGCAGACGATGTCGGCCTGGCGGACCGCCGCCTCGGCGTCCTCGATGGCGCCGATCTCGACGCCGGGGAAGCGGAGGGACGCGACCAACGCCTGCGCCTTCTCCGCCGTCCGGTTCCAGATCGCGACGCGCCGGATCGACGGCCGGACCGCCAGCAGATATCGGATCTGCGTCTCCGCCTGCGCCCCCGCGCCCAGCACCGCCAGCGCCGTCGCATCCAGCCGGGCCAGCAGGTCGGCGCCGAGCGCGGAATCGGCCGCGGTCTTGGCTCGGGTGAAGCTCTCGCCGGTGATCACCGCCTGCGGCCGCCCATTCTGCCCGTCGAACAGCACGACGATGGAGCGGATGTTCGGCCCGGCGGCGCGGGCCTCGTTGCCCGGGAACACCGTGGCCAGCTTGGCTCCCAGCGCCGCGCCCGGCTGCCAGGCCACCCAGGTCAGCAGGCTGTTGGCCGCGCCCGGCTCCTCCAGCAGCAGCCGCTCGACCGTGCCGATCCCCTGCCGGTGCCCCTCACGAAGCCGCCCGACCAGCCACAGCGGGTCGACCTCCAGCGCATCGGCATCGATGGCGAAGATCGCCGTCATCAGACGTCCTTCAGCAGCCGCAGCGCGTCATAGACCGCGGCGTGGATGTTGCGGGAGGAGACGGCGTCGCCGATCCGCCACAGCACGAAGCGGCCCTCCGGATTGCGCCGCACCGCCTGCGGCCGGTTGGCGATCAGCGCCTCGTAGTCGACGGCGCCGAGATTGGAGGACAATGGCTTCAGCGCGAAGTACAGCTCGTCCAGCGGCAGGGTACCGTGCTCGACCACCACCTGATCGGCCCGCTTCTCGACCCGGCGACGCCCGTATTCGTCGAGGAAGCCCGCGACCAGCCGGTTGCCGTCGCGCCGCACGCTCTCCAGCCGCAGGTTGATCGTCACCTGCACGCCATGGTCGGAGAAGGCGCGGAAATAGGCTGGGAAGCTGGTGCCGCCGACATCCGGGGCCAGCGTCCGCTCCGGCGTCACCAGCTCCAGCTTGCTGCCGGCCCGGGCGATGAACTCCGCCGCCGTCAGGCCGGGATGGGCGCCGTTGTCGTCGTAGAGCAGCACGGTCTCGGCCGGCTTGGCGGCGCCGGACAGGATGTCCCAGCTGGTGGTCACCAGATCCTCGCCGGCATCGAGGAAGCTGGTGTTGGGCAGGCCGCCGGTCGCCACCACCACGATATCGGGTTCCTCGGCCAGCACGTCGCCGGCCTCGGCATAGGTGTTGAAGCGCATCGCCACGCCGTGCCGCTCGCACTCCGCCATGCGCCAGTCGACGATGCCCAGGATCTCGCGCCGGCGCTGCAGGCCGGCGGTGATCCGGATCTGGCCGCCCGGCTGGTCCGCCGCCTCGAACAAGGTGACGGCATGGCCGCGCTCGCCGGCCACCCGCGCCGCCTCCAGCCCGGCCGGGCCGGCGCCGACCACCACCACCTTGCGCCGTGGCCCGGTCGTTCGTGGCACGACATGCGGCACCGTCGCCTCGCGCCCGGTGGCGGCGTTGTGGATGCAGGCCGCCTGGCCGCCATAGATGCTGTCGAT comes from Inquilinus sp. Marseille-Q2685 and encodes:
- a CDS encoding DEAD/DEAH box helicase; the encoded protein is MTSFTELGLNPLILKALAAEGYETPTPIQAQSIPHLMQGRDLLGVAQTGTGKTAAFALPILHRLMADRRTAPRRGCRALVLSPTRELASQIAESFRVYGRHLPLTRTTVFGGVGMGPQIRTMAQGVDVLVATPGRLIDLMSQGAIRLNELDVFVLDEADQMLDMGFIHAIRKVVAALPAKRQSLFFSATMPTDISDLAGRLLTDPVRVEVTPVATTAERIDQRVMFVEKDDKRSLLTEILREDESIRRVLVFTRTKHGADRVAKQLTQAGIVADAIHGNKSQSQRERALLGFRNGKVRVLVATDIAARGIDVDGVTHVINFELPNVPESYVHRIGRTARAGADGMAISFCDVEERAYLRDIEKLIRQPVPVVEEHAYRSTIPFTQRGAGPGPRGQGRPQQRGGRPQGHGQRSHGHGGHHGQGQRPQGQHGQRPHGHGHQGQRPAHQGGDRRPAPANDGGSAPMRRRPVGR
- the dusA gene encoding tRNA dihydrouridine(20/20a) synthase DusA, with amino-acid sequence MTSNADTHRLSVAPMMDWTDRHCRFFLRQISRRARLYTEMVTTGAVLHGDRERILGFSEAEQPVALQLGGSDPEAMARAAAIGADWGYAEININVGCPSDRVQSGRFGACLMAEPATVAACVSAMRAACDVPVTVKSRIGIDDRDSYEELIDFIGSIAEAGCDTFIVHARKAWLSGLSPKENREIPPLRYEVVHRLKRDFPQLTIAINGGITSLDAAEAQLAHVDGVMIGREAYQNPWMLAEADRRIFGEDGPARTRRDAVDGFLPYVEAMRSRGVPLGAMTRHILGLYQAVPGARAFRRHLAENAHRPGAGPEVLRAAVDLVETAIEQRRAA
- a CDS encoding DUF3108 domain-containing protein, which produces MHRLIPIAASAALLVAGPAAAADASARMTYDVYVGGLRMLEVSSGVSLAGDRYDVALSAHVVGIAATFSDWRSNVRSTGGLDGARGRPVRNVVERINGDDARTTTISFLGGGRVDVEIVPSKKPKREQTIPPERLVHAVDPLSGVVAILQALHVGAEACKGQVPVFDGRRLYRADLTDGGTVMLQKAEQGMYGGEAQRCTLSLTPMVGDFNFGDERRDNKPTEYFQRSSRAPDQRVIDTWLASPGAGLPAVPVRIQSESPWGRVIVHLRAIQAGAS
- the glmU gene encoding bifunctional UDP-N-acetylglucosamine diphosphorylase/glucosamine-1-phosphate N-acetyltransferase GlmU — translated: MSAVACLILAAGKGTRMKSDRPKVMHEIAGRSMLGHVVAAAQALAPERIAVVVGPGMEAVAKSVAPVPTVVQPAQRGTGDAVRAALPAIEGFEGDVIVLFGDTPLLTTATLERLVEARRAAEDPAVVVLGMRPADPLQYGRLVLTDDGGLDRIVEYSEASDFERQIGLCNAGIMTFDGRRLPELIGDLKAENAKGEFFLTDTVEAARARGWACSVVEGDPDEVLGINSRVELADAEAILQDRLRRQAMLNGATLIDPKTTWLSVDTRLGRDVVIGPSTFFGPGVTVEDGVEILGFSHIEGTTIRTGARIGPFARLRPTTTVGEGAHIGNFVELKAADLAPGAKANHLTYLGDVSVGEKTNIGAGTIVSNYDGYNKFRTSIGAEVFVGSDSVLVAPVTIGDRSNIAAGSVITRDVAPDALAIGRARQEDKPGWAPAYREKKKAEKAKRDQEKG
- the glmS gene encoding glutamine--fructose-6-phosphate transaminase (isomerizing); translation: MCGIVGIVGRRPVASRLVEALKRLEYRGYDSAGIATLVGGRIERRRAEGKLVNLERRLGEDPVDGTIGIGHTRWATHGRPSETNAHPHATARVAIVHNGIIENFRELRRELEGLGHVFATETDSEIVAHLVTHYLDRQMAPREASAAALRRLEGAFALAFLFTGEEDLLVVARRGSPLAIGFGDGEMYVGSDALAIGAWTDRICYLDEGDRAVIARSGVEIYDAGDRSVARPVKPIAQTGALIGKGDFRHHMLKEIYEQPAVVGDTLRTMLDPATRAIVPPALPFDFARVPRATIVACGTAFYAGMVAKHWFETVARLPVEIDIASEFRYREAPLPEGGLAIFVSQSGETADTLAALRYARSQGQRVLSVVNVPDSSIARESDAVIQTLAGPEIGVASTKAFTTQLTVLACLAVAAARARGAIDAKREAELSTALTEVPGRLAEVLNHDATIRDLAHQVALARDVLYLGRGLSYPLALEGALKLKEISYIHAEGYAAGEMKHGPIALIDDKVPVIVLAPRDPVFDKTVSNVQEVMARGGKVIFVSDPEGIERLGPGPVAAIGLPGIDPFVAPILYAVPVQLLAYHTAVAKGTDVDQPRNLAKSVTVE
- a CDS encoding ABC transporter substrate-binding protein, which codes for MSNDETPGRLHPAIPPMTEQLKAGRIGRRDFIRTAALLGMAAPAAYALAGRITGDASIPQTMAQEAPRKGGILRIGMPVMDCADPAIYDWSEKGNVARLIIEPLVSIGTDDVARPWLAEKWEASDDVSQWTFHLRRGVKWNNGDDFTADDVIATFTRWLDSKTGSSNQGRFSGLTVKEGDAVKMAPNAIERVDDHTVRFHLQSPMLQFPESLGDYPALITHRDFAKSGANLMKAPVGTGPFRLKEQAVGSRAVFEKRPAAEYWGEEVFLDGIEYIDLGSDPAAWLAALGSGQVDLIHQVPVNLLPAVQAMPNLKTYEKLTAETGVARFRITEPPFDKKAVRQAIQACVDHQRLTQLAYQGFGTPGDDFHVSPVHPEYTPLPLPTPDIDKAKKLLADAGYPDGLSIEINCQDALKHEIDTAQVLSEMVKPAGIDLKVNVLPGATFWDRWTKWPFSVTQWLTRPLAVQVLALGYRSGVAWNETGYANPEFDKILDEAQATLDIEKRKNLVHRLEQIMQEDAIAIIPFWLKIFTASTDKVQGFEYHFAREMHLNRVWLSA
- a CDS encoding ornithine cyclodeaminase family protein, with translation MTAIFAIDADALEVDPLWLVGRLREGHRQGIGTVERLLLEEPGAANSLLTWVAWQPGAALGAKLATVFPGNEARAAGPNIRSIVVLFDGQNGRPQAVITGESFTRAKTAADSALGADLLARLDATALAVLGAGAQAETQIRYLLAVRPSIRRVAIWNRTAEKAQALVASLRFPGVEIGAIEDAEAAVRQADIVCCVTASRDPVLHGAWLKPGAHVDLVGSFTPEMREADDAAMRRARLFVDTRRFAIGHCGEFTQAIAAGAIAAADVAAELAELCAGAPGRRSADEITLFKNAGGGHLDLMIAQALYDLAAGGA